In Primulina huaijiensis isolate GDHJ02 chromosome 16, ASM1229523v2, whole genome shotgun sequence, a single genomic region encodes these proteins:
- the LOC140961341 gene encoding chaperone protein dnaJ 1, mitochondrial isoform X1 — protein sequence MGFSSSSKSLLQNFLFRWKLSVESSRVLVGNVSQFQRGLIHSAGDRNWSGSAGKPADYATFRLPSLKRFIHATGACQSVERDHYAILGISEDANPDEIKKAFHVLAKKYHPDASKNTPSAKRKFQEIRDAYETLQDPEKKAQYDGMRKSSRSKKNAEYTNWDGSHFKYDHSTRFSDSFQKIFAEIFENETENLAADIEVELLLTFPEAAEGCTKHLSFDADVPCDSCDGQGHPLNAEPRRCPTCQGSGRITIPPFATTCSTCKGFGRIIKECCLLCKGSGVCEGVKDVKVTIPAGVDSGDTVHVPKAGNAGRWGRSPSNLFIKLKVADDPIFSRQGADIYVNNHINFTQAILGGKVEVPTLSGNLQLRIPKGVQHGHLVVLRGKGLPRSGFLIDHGDQYVRFCINFPLTVSERQRAILEEFEEIRDGNDTSAEGRWWQWWLQHDTRPKLLLEFSILILILLFLGKVLI from the exons GAGATAGAAATTGGAGTGGTTCTGCGGGAAAACCTGCTGATTATGCAACTTTTAGACTTCCATCTTTGAAGAGATTTATTCATGCAACAG GTGCTTGTCAATCAGTTGAACGTGATCACTATGCGATTCTTGGAATTTCTGAAGATGCGAATCCTGATGAGATAAAGAAGGCTTTTCACGTA CTTGCTAAGAAGTACCATCCCGATGCAAGTAAGAATACCCCTTCAGCAAAGAGAAAATTTCAAGAGATTAGAGATGCATATGAG ACTTTGCAAGATCCTGAAAAAAAAGCACAATATGACGGG ATGAGGAAGAGTTCAAGAAGTAAAAAAAATGCAGAATATACCAACTGGGATGGGAGTCACTTTAAATATGATCACAGCACTCGCTTCTCTGattcatttcaaaaaatttttgCTGAG attttcgaaaatgaaacTGAAAATCTAGCTGCTGATATTGAG GTGGAACTTTTACTTACATTTCCTGAAGCTGCTGAAGGATGCACAAAGCACTTGTCATTCGATGCAGATGTGCCATGTGATTCTTGTG ATGGGCAAGGACACCCTTTGAATGCTGAGCCTAGACGGTGTCCAACCTGCCAAGGCTCTGGGAGA ATAACAATACCACCATTTGCTACTACATGCAGTACCTGTAAAGGATTTGGGCGAATCATTAAG GAATGCTGCTTGTTGTGCAAAGGTTCAGGTGTGTGTGAAGGAGTCAAGGATGTTAAAGTAACAATACCAGCAG GTGTGGATTCTGGGGATACAGTTCATGTCCCCAAAGCTGGTAACGCTGGTAGATGGGGAAGATCTCCTAGCAATCTGTTTATAAAACTCAAG GTCGCAGATGATCCTATTTTCTCTAGACAAGGGGCTGatatatatgtgaataatcATATCAACTTTACACAA GCCATTCTTGGTGGTAAGGTTGAAGTTCCTACACTGTCTGGGAATCTTCAGCTACGA ATACCCAAGGGGGTTCAACATGGACACCTAGTTGTGCTAAGAGGCAAAG GATTGCCAAGGAGTGGTTTTCTGATAGACCATGGTGATCAGTACGTGCGCTTCTGCATAAATTTTCCatt AACCGTAAGTGAAAGGCAGCGTGCTATACTTGAAGAATTTGAGGAAATACGTGACGGGAATGACACATCTGCTGAAGGCAGATG GTGGCAGTGGTGGCTTCAACATGACACCAGACCAAAGCTCTTACTCGAGTTctcaatattaattttgataCTCCTATTCCTTGGCAAAGTCCTGATCTGA
- the LOC140961341 gene encoding chaperone protein dnaJ 1, mitochondrial isoform X3 — protein MGFSSSSKSLLQNFLFRWKLSVESSRVLVGNVSQFQRGLIHSAGDRNWSGSAGKPADYATFRLPSLKRFIHATGACQSVERDHYAILGISEDANPDEIKKAFHVLAKKYHPDASKNTPSAKRKFQEIRDAYETLQDPEKKAQYDGMRKSSRSKKNAEYTNWDGSHFKYDHSTRFSDSFQKIFAEIFENETENLAADIEVELLLTFPEAAEGCTKHLSFDADVPCDSCDGQGHPLNAEPRRCPTCQGSGRITIPPFATTCSTCKGFGRIIKECCLLCKGSGVCEGVKDVKVTIPAGVDSGDTVHVPKAGNAGRWGRSPSNLFIKLKVADDPIFSRQGADIYVNNHINFTQAILGGKVEVPTLSGNLQLRIPKGVQHGHLVVLRGKGLPRSGFLIDHGDQYVRFCINFPLTVSERQRAILEEFEEIRDGNDTSAEGRWLYQRLSTG, from the exons GAGATAGAAATTGGAGTGGTTCTGCGGGAAAACCTGCTGATTATGCAACTTTTAGACTTCCATCTTTGAAGAGATTTATTCATGCAACAG GTGCTTGTCAATCAGTTGAACGTGATCACTATGCGATTCTTGGAATTTCTGAAGATGCGAATCCTGATGAGATAAAGAAGGCTTTTCACGTA CTTGCTAAGAAGTACCATCCCGATGCAAGTAAGAATACCCCTTCAGCAAAGAGAAAATTTCAAGAGATTAGAGATGCATATGAG ACTTTGCAAGATCCTGAAAAAAAAGCACAATATGACGGG ATGAGGAAGAGTTCAAGAAGTAAAAAAAATGCAGAATATACCAACTGGGATGGGAGTCACTTTAAATATGATCACAGCACTCGCTTCTCTGattcatttcaaaaaatttttgCTGAG attttcgaaaatgaaacTGAAAATCTAGCTGCTGATATTGAG GTGGAACTTTTACTTACATTTCCTGAAGCTGCTGAAGGATGCACAAAGCACTTGTCATTCGATGCAGATGTGCCATGTGATTCTTGTG ATGGGCAAGGACACCCTTTGAATGCTGAGCCTAGACGGTGTCCAACCTGCCAAGGCTCTGGGAGA ATAACAATACCACCATTTGCTACTACATGCAGTACCTGTAAAGGATTTGGGCGAATCATTAAG GAATGCTGCTTGTTGTGCAAAGGTTCAGGTGTGTGTGAAGGAGTCAAGGATGTTAAAGTAACAATACCAGCAG GTGTGGATTCTGGGGATACAGTTCATGTCCCCAAAGCTGGTAACGCTGGTAGATGGGGAAGATCTCCTAGCAATCTGTTTATAAAACTCAAG GTCGCAGATGATCCTATTTTCTCTAGACAAGGGGCTGatatatatgtgaataatcATATCAACTTTACACAA GCCATTCTTGGTGGTAAGGTTGAAGTTCCTACACTGTCTGGGAATCTTCAGCTACGA ATACCCAAGGGGGTTCAACATGGACACCTAGTTGTGCTAAGAGGCAAAG GATTGCCAAGGAGTGGTTTTCTGATAGACCATGGTGATCAGTACGTGCGCTTCTGCATAAATTTTCCatt AACCGTAAGTGAAAGGCAGCGTGCTATACTTGAAGAATTTGAGGAAATACGTGACGGGAATGACACATCTGCTGAAGGCAGATG GCTTTACCAGCGCCTATCTACTGGTTGA
- the LOC140961341 gene encoding chaperone protein dnaJ 1, mitochondrial isoform X2, with protein sequence MGFSSSSKSLLQNFLFRWKLSVESSRVLVGNVSQFQRGLIHSAGDRNWSGSAGKPADYATFRLPSLKRFIHATGACQSVERDHYAILGISEDANPDEIKKAFHVLAKKYHPDASKNTPSAKRKFQEIRDAYETLQDPEKKAQYDGMRKSSRSKKNAEYTNWDGSHFKYDHSTRFSDSFQKIFAEIFENETENLAADIEVELLLTFPEAAEGCTKHLSFDADVPCDSCDGQGHPLNAEPRRCPTCQGSGRITIPPFATTCSTCKGFGRIIKECCLLCKGSGVCEGVKDVKVTIPAGVDSGDTVHVPKAGNAGRWGRSPSNLFIKLKVADDPIFSRQGADIYVNNHINFTQAILGGKVEVPTLSGNLQLRIPKGVQHGHLVVLRGKGLPRSGFLIDHGDQYVRFCINFPLTVSERQRAILEEFEEIRDGNDTSAEGRCRLYQRLSTG encoded by the exons GAGATAGAAATTGGAGTGGTTCTGCGGGAAAACCTGCTGATTATGCAACTTTTAGACTTCCATCTTTGAAGAGATTTATTCATGCAACAG GTGCTTGTCAATCAGTTGAACGTGATCACTATGCGATTCTTGGAATTTCTGAAGATGCGAATCCTGATGAGATAAAGAAGGCTTTTCACGTA CTTGCTAAGAAGTACCATCCCGATGCAAGTAAGAATACCCCTTCAGCAAAGAGAAAATTTCAAGAGATTAGAGATGCATATGAG ACTTTGCAAGATCCTGAAAAAAAAGCACAATATGACGGG ATGAGGAAGAGTTCAAGAAGTAAAAAAAATGCAGAATATACCAACTGGGATGGGAGTCACTTTAAATATGATCACAGCACTCGCTTCTCTGattcatttcaaaaaatttttgCTGAG attttcgaaaatgaaacTGAAAATCTAGCTGCTGATATTGAG GTGGAACTTTTACTTACATTTCCTGAAGCTGCTGAAGGATGCACAAAGCACTTGTCATTCGATGCAGATGTGCCATGTGATTCTTGTG ATGGGCAAGGACACCCTTTGAATGCTGAGCCTAGACGGTGTCCAACCTGCCAAGGCTCTGGGAGA ATAACAATACCACCATTTGCTACTACATGCAGTACCTGTAAAGGATTTGGGCGAATCATTAAG GAATGCTGCTTGTTGTGCAAAGGTTCAGGTGTGTGTGAAGGAGTCAAGGATGTTAAAGTAACAATACCAGCAG GTGTGGATTCTGGGGATACAGTTCATGTCCCCAAAGCTGGTAACGCTGGTAGATGGGGAAGATCTCCTAGCAATCTGTTTATAAAACTCAAG GTCGCAGATGATCCTATTTTCTCTAGACAAGGGGCTGatatatatgtgaataatcATATCAACTTTACACAA GCCATTCTTGGTGGTAAGGTTGAAGTTCCTACACTGTCTGGGAATCTTCAGCTACGA ATACCCAAGGGGGTTCAACATGGACACCTAGTTGTGCTAAGAGGCAAAG GATTGCCAAGGAGTGGTTTTCTGATAGACCATGGTGATCAGTACGTGCGCTTCTGCATAAATTTTCCatt AACCGTAAGTGAAAGGCAGCGTGCTATACTTGAAGAATTTGAGGAAATACGTGACGGGAATGACACATCTGCTGAAGGCAGATG CAGGCTTTACCAGCGCCTATCTACTGGTTGA